ATCTAAATCTGTCACTTACTGTGCTTGCTGCTCTCTAGCCAACTGTTGATTGTATTTGTCGAGCAGAGCTCTCCTTTCTCTCTCCAGTTCcttctctcttttctcttctcCCTCCTGATACCTGGCCTGTTCCATCAGATGGCAATCCCAGGCCAGCTCTTTCAgcctctccatctctctccatctctgGTTAAAGTCACAAAGATTTCATCTCACACATAGATAATATGTGCTAATGTATGCTCAAAGGGCAAATTTTGAATAGATGTCAGTGTAGGATCTGAACCTCTTTTTCAAAGCACTGTCTCTCTCTATGTTTGTGGATATCATTGAGCTGCTGTGGGGTCATGCCCTTCCAGCGGTCGGTCAGGACTCGTGGACCGCCTGCTGAGGATGCTGCCTTTCTCTCTGCAGCTTCGGGTCGCTCTGTCAGAAGGTCAGAGGTCACCATGTACTGTACCTCTGCTAGCTTCTCTCCCTCTCGCTTCAGCTTCTCTTGTCTCTCCTGTTCCATCCTCTCCTCCACCTGCAAGTGGAGGACAGAGATTACCTTGACCTTCAGTCTCAATAAGTAAGATTTATGATGCCTGATAAATGGCAAGattacacattctctctctctctctcttttttttttttaattctttaccTGAGCTTGGTGAAAGCAACTGAGTGCAGTGTGGGCAGATCTTTTGCACTCTTCCTCCAGGGCGTCTAACTGTACTGCCCTTAGGTCATTTTCCACCAGTTCCCTGTCAGTCAAAAGTTCTGCAGGTACACACATTATCATTAGACAGACATGCTCAGAACATCTACTACCTCTCCGCAACTCTGTGCTATGTATCACAGTGAAAATACACCCAAAACTAAAGGGTGGATACTGTAACAACGCACAAACTTGAGACAGAGCAGCGTGGGATATGGGGGGGATATGTGTGTTTACCTCTATTTTTCTGTTCCCtctcttgtttctctctctccaactTTTGAGTTCTCAGGTTTCTCTCGGTTATCTCCATTTGAgctctctttctttcattctcattTATTCCCTCTCCCTGATTGTGAATGCATAAACATATGATTAGAATATATCCATATCTGGGTTACTGACATGAAATTACAAACAGTGACAGCAGTGTTCTGCAGTGTGACAAGctatactttattttaaatataattgtccTAATTCttgtataatattataatttcaGTTTTTACGACTTACTATTAATTGAAAGACAACGTGGGATacttatactttaaaaaaataaaagtatttgttgtactgcagaAGTTTaaaagtttacacacacacacacattcaaaacatttggccaccagtgtatatttaaactttttaacTCCTGCAGTGTAacaattacttatatatatataaaaaagtatttgtTACACTGCAGGAgttaaaaagtttaaatatacactggtggccaaatgttttgaataatgtacagattttgctgtttcggaaggaaactggtactttaattcaccaaagtggcattcaactgatcacaaagtatagtcaggacattactgatgtaaaaaacagcaccatctctatttgaaaaaggaattttttatcaaatctagacagatcccatttccagcagccatcactccaacaccttactttgagtaatcatgctaaattgctaatttggtactagaaaatcacttgccattatatcaaacacagtttaaatctatttggttcgttaaatgaagcttaacattgtctttgttgttgagttgccacagtatgcaatagactggcatgtcttaaggtcaatattaggtcaaaaatggcaaaaaagaaacagctttctcaagaaactcatcagtcaatcattgttttgaggaatgaaggctataaaatgcttgaaattgccagatttcatacaaaggtgtacactacagtcttcaaagacaaaggactcCTGGCTCCAACAAGAGATGTGGAgatcagatgtacaactaaacaagaggataagtacatcagagtctctagtttgagaaatagatgcctcacatgtcctcagctgacagcttcattgaattctacccgctcaacaccagttccatgtacaacagtaaagagaagactcaggggtgcaggccttatgggaagaattgcaaagaaaaagccacttttgaaacagaaaaacaaaaagaaaaggttagagtgggcaaagaaacacagatattggacaacagataattggaaaagagtgttatggatcttaaccccattgagcttttgtgggatcagctagactgtaaagtgctacaggaagtgtggggtgaaatgtcacctgagtatctggacaaactgacagctagaatgccaaggatcagcaaagctgtcattgctgcacgtggaggatttttttgatgagaactctttgaagtagttattaatgtcctgactatactctgtgatcagttgaatgccactttggtgaataaaagtaccaatttctttccataagagcaaaatatgtacattattccaacttttggcagcctgtgtgtgtgtgtgtgtgtgtgtgtgtgtgtatatatatatatatatatatatatatatatatatatatatatatatatatatatatatatatatatataaacagaaatgCTAACCAGTTAcagaatatgtatatatgtgtatatatgtatatgtgtgtgtgtatatatatatatatatatatatatatacatatatatatatatacacacacatatacatatatatacatatatatataaacagaaatgCTAACCAGTTACAGaaactaaaatatacactttttctTACACATGCATACAATTGTAAGCTAAAATCTTTGACAAGGGAAAAAAAGTGAATGTCCATGTAATTTGTCTGTCTAATGATGCATTTGTTAGTCGTAATCTGTTGCCCTGATATTCTTGCATTTGCCTAAAATGTATGCTTACCTGAAACACTTGCATACTGGCAGGTCCCAGTGCAGAATCTGCCAGAGAAATGTTGACATCTTGCGCCCCCTGTTGGCCATAATTGATGTCTGCATCAAGACTGTCCTCTGCACGTTGATGTATCGCTCTATACTGGATCAATTCCCGAGCCAACTCTCCTCGAAACTCTTCCTCCTCTTTTTGCTGTTGCATTGCCATTTCGTCAAGGGACAAGCGTAAATGATCTGAATAGCATAGGATATATCATTTTTGCGGGACATAGAGACAAACGCAGCGGTCTTTTCCAAGCTACAAGAGTTTTGCCTCCTACCATGAGCCTTATCTCGTTGTTTCTCCATCTGCAGGCGTTCTCGTTTCTCCTCCACCTGTTTGTGGAGCGCGGGCAGGTCCAGGCCGATCACCCGAGCTCTGGTGTTAAATATGCGGCTCCTGCGCTCCGCCTCTGCGGCCCGTCGCCGCTCTACCGCCTTCAGAACAGACTCATCCACTGGTAGATCAACCTTGTACATGTTCTGTGAATGCATAACAAGCATTTCCCTTCCTTTAAATATATCAGCCCCCTCTCACCAATCAAACAATACCGAGgatgttttaaactagttttagtTCTGCAGACTTATATAAAACTAGGCCTACAGTACctactaattttattttattatttgtcttaataatataaatagacagtgttttttattattatgaataggaatagtatataaaaagaaagagagagaaattaaaACTTACTGGCGAATATCAGTGTAGACAAGCAGCAGTGTTGTTAGCTCTCCTGTTGTGTTTAAAGCGTTGTTTGGCGTTGCCATGGTAACCGGTTCACGGTCACTCGCGCCTTCAACGACTAAGTTGAGAGAGATGTTTGACTGATATATTATCTGTGCTAATGGGTATTTATTCAAATAGTAAACACTAACATTTCATTCGGAGACAGCGTGATTTCAGTACCATGAACAGCTCCCCGAGTAAATAAGTACTGAAAAGTACGAGGAGCCGTGTAGGCCATAATTGCTGAAAATCCTCTTACAAACAATAGTgaaattaaaggtgctatatgtaagattgacaacaagtgtttgaaatgggtactgcagtccaaattcaaaatattggagagttgtcggCCCTctccagactcgaagctcatgcgggttgccagaatgttgacacgcaaattagccaactcagtatccgttttaaaggatttctgggctttaagctgactccatcttccaaaggcatctccaatatttatccttgtttaaCTACGCCTCTGGtaatggtggtttttagacggatggcgaggctttttaggtcgggtggaatctgttatctctgatccagtttgtttgctggcttccatggctgcagcacgcagtgttgtttgcctgcaaacctgttgaaatctggcaacccggcagtgtctaaatactattggtgagtgggtaATGGgtagtgggtgggatcacacaggccaaaacataaacataaattccggcccggaatggaaacttcaaagtagaatatactggctgtagcattgttatcggagaagccagtatttcaacttagcatgtttcctaagtCTCTAATgtcatattatggtcattttatgatttagtacagtaataatattacatatagcacctttaaggtaTTGATATAAACATGAGTGAAATTCATTCATATGCATAATTGGAAAGATTCTTATAAACACTAGTGAAATTATGATATTGATAGAAACGTGAGTGAAATTAACTCATATGCATTACTGGAAAGATAAACACTAGTGAAATTATGATATCGATATGAACGTCAGTGAAATTCACTCATATGCATTATTGGAAAGATTCTTATAAACACTAGTGAAATGCAAGACATTTTCATAAGTCTGTTTGAAAGAGATTTCTGTAGTGATTGAGAGACAATTTCATAAGTGTATATGAGAAGAGCTGAAGTAATGACTGAAAGACACTTTCAGCTACAAATGTGTACATTTAGTTTAAGTCAACAGAATCAgttttatgaatatttttatttcactagtgtttataagaatatttccaATAATGAATATGAATGAATTTCACTAATATTT
The genomic region above belongs to Myxocyprinus asiaticus isolate MX2 ecotype Aquarium Trade chromosome 28, UBuf_Myxa_2, whole genome shotgun sequence and contains:
- the ribc1 gene encoding RIB43A-like with coiled-coils protein 1, whose product is MYKVDLPVDESVLKAVERRRAAEAERRSRIFNTRARVIGLDLPALHKQVEEKRERLQMEKQRDKAHDHLRLSLDEMAMQQQKEEEEFRGELARELIQYRAIHQRAEDSLDADINYGQQGAQDVNISLADSALGPASMQVFQGEGINENERKRAQMEITERNLRTQKLEREKQEREQKNRELLTDRELVENDLRAVQLDALEEECKRSAHTALSCFHQAQVEERMEQERQEKLKREGEKLAEVQYMVTSDLLTERPEAAERKAASSAGGPRVLTDRWKGMTPQQLNDIHKHRERQCFEKERWREMERLKELAWDCHLMEQARYQEGEEKREKELERERRALLDKYNQQLAREQQAHQHYLDKQLYTNQPTVQYFTQFSRSSR